The Enterobacter asburiae sequence CTGCATGACGTTCGCGTCTTTAATCAGTCGGGCGAGCCGGTTCCCTTCAGCCTGGTTACCGCGACGCGCCCGCAGGCGGCAGCGCAATCCACGGCGCTGCGCCTCTTTCCGCTGGACGCGTCGCCCCTTGCGCCTGCGCGAGGGGGTGAGGAGAGCGATAAGATCCTGCTCCGTTCCGCAAACGGCGTTGAGATTGTGCTTGAAGGACAAAAAGCCGCCGCAACCGGGCAGCATTATCTGCTGACCCTGCCGGAGCAGGATACGGGGGAAATAAGGCTGTCCCAATTACAGCTGCTCTGGAATACCCCTCAGACGCCGTGGCAGGGAACGGCGTCGGTCTATTACAGCGAGGATCTTAAGCGCTGGTATACCCTGCGTGAGGATATGCCGCTGCTGGACGTGGTGAGCGGGCAGGATCGTCTTAAGCTGGACCGGATCGATACCGATATTGTTTTGTCTCCCGATACGAACCGCTATCTCCTGGTGGTGCTGAACGCGCAGAGCCAGGGAATAACCTTGACCGGCGTAAACGCAATCAGCGCACCTGCCCAGGCGGCCCCGGAAGCGATCGACCTTGAGGGGGAAGGGGAGCAACTTTCGACAAGCGAAGCGCAGTGGCGCTGGGCGCGTCCGCAGCCGCTGAGTGCTGTCAGCATCTCACTGAACGGCGATGGCGTCCTTCCCGTGGAGATAGCGTGGCGGAGTTCGGATAAAGATGCATGGCACCCCCTGAAAAAAGAGGTTCTTTACCGTCTGGAGGGAAAAACGTCTCCACCAGTTTCGCTTAACGGGGGCCTGGTGCAGGCGGTGAAAGTCACGACGCTGAATGCGCGCCTGCCGGAGTACCTGCCGAGCGTCACCGGGCATCGCGATCGCTATGACCTGGTGTTCAACGCGCAGGGAAAAGCGCCGTACGTGCTTGCCTGGGGCAATGGCGCTGCAAAGCCTGCCAGCGTGGAGCCTGACATGCTGATCCCAGCCGATCTGCACAAAACCTATGATATGGAGCACCTGCCGCAGGCCGACATTCTGGATGATGTCGCGTTAGGCGGCGAGGGGCGTCTGACCGCGACCTCTGCGTCCGAGCGGGAGAGCAGGATGAACGCGCTGCTGGTGTGGGGCGTGCTGATTGCGGGCGTGATTCTGCTGGCGGTCATGGCCTGGCGCATCTGGCGAGAGACGCAGCGTAAGGCATAAAAAAGGCCCGCATAAGCGGGCCTCTTCCGTAAACCGTGCCGATTACAGGCTGGATACGTTCTCAGACAGGTATTTAGCTACGCCGTCTGGGGAAGCTGCCATACCTTCTTTACCTTTTTCCCACTGAGCCGGGCACACTTCGCCGTGCTCTTCGTGGAACTGCAGCGCGTCAACCATGCGCAGCATTTCGTCGATGTTACGACCCAGCGGCAGATCGTTCACAACCTGGTGACGAACGATGCCGTTTGCGTCGATCAGGAAGGAGCCGCGCAGCGCAACGCCAGCGTCCGGATGTTCGATACCGTAAGCCTGCTGGATTTCGCGTTTGATGTCCGCAACCATTGCGTATTTCACCGCACCGATGCCGCCGTTTTCGACAGGGGTGTTACGCCATGCGTTGTGTACAAATTCAGAGTCGAAGGAGACGCCAACCACTTCCACGCCACGCTTCTGGAATTCTTCATAACGTTTGTCGAACGCGATCAGCTCAGACGGGCAAACGAAAGTGAAGTCCATTGGCCAGAAGAACAGAACGGTCGCTTTACCGTTGGTGTGCTGTTTGAAGTTGAAGTTTTCAACGATTTCACCGTTGCCCAGAACTGCTGCAGCTGTAAAATCCGGAGCCGGACGAGTTACCAGAACCATATGATTCTCCTGTAGATACTAAGGTAATTTGGAACGCAACGCGAGCCAGTATAGAGAGTGTTCCTGGATAAGACAAAGAGGTGGTGACAATCGTTCCACCAGCTTTTACCTATCAATGTGAATTCTGTTACAGCTGTTTGTTTTTCGCCTGCGCCATCATGCGTGGATAGAACTGCCAGAATTGGCTCTCCAGCGCATCGTAATGTTCATCCAGGTCATACCAGGAGTCGCGCAGCGCATCCAGCCGCGGGCGGCGGCTTGCCATCCCATTCAGCACATTCTGGATGAAATCCATCTCGCGATAGCGCTCCAGCCAGCGTTCTGACCACAGGTAGTTATTCAGATTCACAAAGCGCGGCGGCGAGTCGGGCAGAATAATCGACACCTGCTGGTGGGCGTAGCGCACAAACGCCGGCAACGGCATCTCCGGCGACAGCTGTTCCCAGTGGCGCGACAGGAAGTGGTCCCACATCACGTCGAGCGTGATCGGCGCAACGCGGCGCGTTTCAGGGCGAAACCACGCTTTGGCTTCCGTCACTTCCGGCAGCTTATCCGTCAGCACGTCGATGCGGCGGTGCATAAAAATCCCGTCGACAACCTCAGGGGAATAGTCCTCAGCGGGGTTGCCGCGCACAAAATCGGCCAGCAAATTGCCGGACAGGGAGCTGTCAGCGAGATGAGCGAGATGCAGGTGAGCGAGAAAATTCATGCGTTTTATTTGTCCAGTGGCGGCTAGTTGTTGCAGCAAAAGGGTGTGAGCACTAGACTATGCCGCCTGTTTTTAAGTCACGAGTATACGTCATGCGCGTCGCCGATTTCTCCTTTGAACTACCTGAATCCCTGATTGCTCACTATCCCATGCCTGAGCGCAGCAGCTGTCGCTTACTGTCACTGGATGGGCCAACGGGCGAGCTGACGCACGGTACTTTCACCGATTTGCTCGACAAGCTCAACCCTGGCGATCTGCTGGTCTTTAACAATACCCGCGTGATCCCGGCGCGCCTGTTTGGCCGTAAGGCCAGCGGCGGCAAGATTGAAGTGCTGGTCGAACGTATGCTCGATGATAAACGCATTCTGGCACATATTCGCGCCTCTAAGGCACCGAAGCCGGGCGCGGAGCTGCTGCTCGGCGATGACGAGAGCATTAAAGCGACCATGACCGCGCGCCACGATGCGCTGTTTGAGGTGGAATTCAACGACGAGCGTACGGTGCTCGATATCCTGAACGCCATCGGCCATATGCCGCTGCCGCCGTACATTGAGCGCCCGGACGAAGAGGCTGACCGCGAGCTGTACCAGACCGTTTACAGCCAGAAGCCTGGCGCGGTGGCTGCACCCACTGCGGGTCTGCACTTTGATGAGCCGCTGCTGGAAAAGCTGCGTGCCAAAGGCATTGAGATGGCGTTTGTGACGCTGCACGTTGGCGCGGGCACCTTCCAGCCGGTGCGCGTGGACAGCATTGAAGAGCACATCATGCACTCCGAGTATGCCGAAGTGCCGCAGGATGTGGTGGACGCGGTGCTGGCGGCGAAAGCGCGGGGTAGCCGCGTCGTGGCCGTCGGTACGACGTCCGTGCGTTCACTGGAGAGCGCCGCGCAGGCGGCGAAAAACGATCTTATCGAGCCGTTCTTTGGCGATACGCAGATCTTTATCTACCCGGGCTATCAGTACAAAGTAATTGATGCGCTGGTGACCAACTTCCATCTGCCTGAATCGACGCTGATTATGCTGGTTTCCGCGTTTGCCGGTTATCAGCATACGATGAACGCCTACAAGTCTGCGGTAGAACAAAAATATCGCTTTTTTAGCTACGGGGACGCGATGTTTATCACGTACAATCCGCTGGCTTTGAATGAGCGTGTCGGGGAATAAGTCCGCGGCACCGTATTACAACGTTGGACTGTTTTTCTGACGTCGGAGAAAAAATGAAATTTGAACTTGATACCACCGATGGCCGCGCGCGTCGCGGTCGCCTGGTGTTTGATCGCGGCGTGGTGGAAACCCCCGCGTTTATGCCTGTGGGCACATACGGCACCGTAAAAGGGATGACGCCGGAAGAAGTTGAAGCCACTGGCGCACAGATTATCCTCGGCAATACCTTCCACCTGTGGCTGCGTCCGGGTCAGGAGATCATGAAGCTCCACGGCGATCTGCACGATTTTATGCAGTGGAAAGGCCCGATCCTGACCGACTCCGGCGGCTTCCAGGTCTTCAGCCTGGGCGATATCCGCAAGATCACCGAGCAGGGCGTACACTTCCGTAACCCGATCAACGGCGATCCGATTTTCCTCGATCCAGAAAAGTCGATGGAGATTCAGTACGATCTCGGTTCTGACATCGTGATGATCTTCGACGAATGTACGCCATACCCGGCAGACTGGGACTACGCGAAACGCTCTATGGAGATGTCTCTGCGCTGGGCGAAGCGCAGCCGCGACCGTTTTGACTCCCTGCAGAACAAAAATGCGCTGTTTGGCATTATTCAGGGCAGCGTTTACGAAGATTTACGCGATATCTCTGTTAAAGGTCTGGTAGAGATAGGTTTTGATGGCTACGCTGTCGGCGGTTTGGCTGTGGGTGAGCCGAAGGAGGACATGCACCGCATTCTGGAGCACGTCTGCCCGCAAATCCCGGCGGATAAACCACGATACCTGATGGGTGTGGGTAAACCCGAAGATCTGGTGGAAGGCGTACGTCGCGGCATTGATATGTTCGACTGCGTGATGCCAACCCGCAACGCGCGTAACGGTCATCTGTTCGTTACCGATGGCGTGGTGAAAATCCGTAACGCGAAGCATAAGAGTGACACCAGCCCGCTCGATTCCGAGTGCGATTGCTATACCTGTCGCAATTATTCTCGCGCGTATCTGCATCATCTCGATCGTTGTAACGAGATTTTGGGCGCGCGTCTCAATACGATTCATAATCTTCGCTACTATCAGCGCTTAATGTCTGGTTTACGCAAGGCTATCGAAGAGGGTAAATTAGAGAGCTTCGTGACCGATTTTTACCAACGTCAGGGGCGGGATGTTCCACCGTTGAACGTTGATTAATATTAATAATGAGGGAATTTGAATGAGCTTTTTTATTTCTGATGCGGTAGCGGCAACAGGTGCTCCGGCGCAGGGCAGCCCGATGTCTCTGATCCTGATGCTGGTTGTGTTCGGTCTGATCTTCTACTTCATGATCCTGCGCCCACAGCAGAAGCGTACCAAAGAGCACAAAAAGCTGATGGACTCCATCGCGAAAGGCGATGAAGTGCTGACCAACGGTGGTCTGGTCGGCCGCGTAACCAAAGTGGCTGAAAGCGGCTACATTGCTATCGCCCTGAACGACACCACTGAAGTGGTTATCAAACGTGACTTCGTAGCTGCCGTTCTGCCGAAAGGCACTATGAAGGCGCTGTAATCCCAACTTTTCCCAAAGGGAACTGCCGTGTTAAACCGTTATCCTTTGTGGAAGTACATCATGCTGGTCGTCGTGATTATCGTCGGCCTGCTGTACGCGCTTCCCAACCTGTATGGTGAGGATCCGGCTGTTCAAATCACTGGCGCGCGCGGTGTCGCCGCCAGTGAGCAAACGCTGATCCAGGTCCAGAAAACGTTACAAGAAGAAAAAATTACCGCTAAGTCTGTGGCTCTGGAAGAGGGTGCAATTCTTGCTCGCTTCGACACCACCGACACGCAGCTCCGCGCTCGCGAAGCGCTGATGGGCGTGCTGGGTGACAAATATGTCGTGGCGCTTAACCTTGCTCCTGCAACCCCTCGCTGGCTGGCTGCGCTGAACGCAGAGCCAATGAAACTCGGTCTTGACCTGCGTGGCGGCGTTCACTTCCTGATGGAAGTGGATATGGATACCGCGCTCGGCAAGCTGCAGGAACAGAATATCGACAGCCTGCGCAGCGATCTGCGTGACAAAGGCATCCCATACACTACCGTGCGTAAAGAAGATAACTACGGCATGAGCATCACGTTCCGCGACAGCGCGGCGCGCGATCAGGCTGTAGATTACCTGACCCAACGTCACCGTGACCTGGTGATCACCTCTCAGGGCAGCAACCAGCTGCGTGCGGTGATGACCGATGCGCGTCTGAAAGAAGCGCGTGAATATGCCGTTCAGCAGAACATCAACATTCTGCGTAACCGTGTGAACCAGCTGGGTGTGGCTGAGCCGTTGGTACAGCGTCAGGGTGCTGACCGTATCGTGGTTGAACTGCCGGGTATCCAGGATACCGCGCGTGCGAAAGAGATTCTCGGTGCGACCGCGACGCTGGAATTCCGTCTGGTGAACTCCAATGTCGACCAGTCCGCCGCGGCGTCTGGCCGTATTCCGGGCGACTCCGAAGTGAAACAGACCCGCGAAGGTCAGCCGGTTGTGCTGTACAAGCGCGTGATCCTGACCGGTGACCACATCACTGACTCCACGTCGAGCCAGGATGAGTACAACCAGCCGCAGGTTAACATCTCGCTGGATAGCGCGGGTGGTAACATTATGTCTAACTTCACTAAGGACAACATCGGTAAACCGATGGCGACCCTGTTCGTGGAGTACAAAGACAGCGGTAAGAAAGATGCAAACGGTCGTGCGGTGCTGGTGAAAGAGGAAGAGGTGATTAACATCGCCAACATCCAGTCTCGTCTGGGTAACAGCTTCCGTATTACCGGTATTAACAACCCGAACGAAGCGCGTCAGCTCTCTCTGCTGCTGCGTGCCGGTGCGCTGATTGCGCCAATTCAGATTGTTGAAGAACGTACCATTGGTCCAACGCTGGGTATGCAAAACATCCAGCAGGGTCTGGAAGCGTGTCTGGCCGGTCTGGCGGTCTCTATCCTCTTCATGATCTTCTTCTATAAGAAGTTTGGTCTGATTGCGACGTCCGCGCTGATCGCGAACCTGGTGCTGATCATCGGCATTATGTCCCTGCTGCCGGGGGCGACGCTGACCATGCCGGGGATTGCGGGTATCGTTCTGACCCTTGCGGTGGCGGTCGACGCCAACGTACTGATTAACGAACGTATCAAAGAAGAGTTGAGCAACGGTCGCTCTGTTCAGCAGGCGATTGACGAAGGCTATAAAGGCGCGTTCAGCTCCATTTTCGATGCGAACGTAACAACACTGATTAAGGTTCTTATCCTGTATGCAGTGGGTACTGGCGCGATCAAAGGCTTTGCGATTACAACCGGTATCGGTGTCGCAACGTCAATGTTTACCGCTATTGTCGGCACCCGTGCCATCGTGAACCTGCTGTACGGCGGCAAGCGCGTCAAAAAGCTGTCTATCTGAGGAGTGCGTTGTGGCACAGGAATATACTGTTGAACAATTGAACCATGGCCGTAAAGTCTGGGACTTTATGCGCTGGGACTACTGGGCCTTCGGCATTTCAGGTTTACTGCTGATTCTGTCCATCATCGTTATGGGCGTGAAAGGCTTTAACTGGGGTCTGGATTTCACCGGTGGTACGGTCATCGAGATCTCCCTGGAAAAACCGGTCGATATGGACCAGATGCGTCTGTCTTTGCAGAAAGCGGGCTTTGAAGAGCCGCTGCTGCAGAACTTCGGCAGCAGCCGCGACATCATGGTGCGTATGCCGCCGGTGCACGATGCCAACGGCAGCCAGGAGCTGGGCAGTAAGGTCGTACAGGTCATTAACGAGACCACCAGCCAGAGCGCGGCGGTCAAGCGTATTGAGTTCGTCGGCCCGAGCGTGGGTGCAGACCTGGCGCAGACCGGCGCCATGGCGCTGCTGGTGGCGCTGATCTCCATCCTGGTGTACGTCGGTTTCCGCTTCGAGTGGCGACTGGCGGCCGGTGTGGTTATCGCTCTGGCGCACGACGTGGTGATCACCATGGGCATACTGTCTCTGTTCCACATTGAGATTGACCTGACTATCGTGGCATCCCTGATGTCCGTTATCGGTTACTCACTGAACGACAGTATCGTGGTATCTGACCGTATCCGTGAAAACTTCCGTAAGATCCGTCGCGGCACGCCGTACGAAATCTTTAACGTGTCGTTGACCCAGACGCTGCACCGTACCTTGATCACATCCGGTACCACCCTGATGGTAATCCTGATGCTGTTCCTCTTCGGTGGCCCGGTGCTGGAAGGCTTCTCGCTGACCATGCTGATCGGTGTCTCCATCGGTACGGCGTCGTCCATCTACGTCGCGTCCGCCCTGGCCCTGAAACTCGGTATGAAGCGCGAGCACTTGCTCCAGCAGAAAGTCGAAAAAGAAGGGGCGGATCAGCCGTCCATTCTGCCGTAAGGCGACGTTTAGTGCGTTATCGGAATCCCGGTCTGTTGACCGGGATTTTTTTTATCTGCTCCTGACAAACACTCCTGACAGTATGCTGTCAGGAGCCCTGTCGTAGACTCCTTCTGAACCCAAACAACAGACAGGAGGATGTATGAAAAGCGTAATTAACTGGTTTGAAATTCCGGTCTCGGATATGGATCGCGCCATCAAATTTTATGAGCCGGTCATGCAGCTTGCGCTGCGTCGCGAGAAAATGGATTGCGCAGAGCTGGCGGTTTTTCCGCATGAGGATCCCGCCACCGGTGGGGCGCTGGCAAAATTTGACGGCGTTACGCCGTCTTTGCAGGGCGCTATTATTTACCTGCATACTGACAATCTGGCGGCGACGCTTGATCGCATTGCCTCCGCGGGCGGCGAGTGCGTGTTTGGCCCGCTGGAACTGCCGCATGGTATCGGCACTATCGCACTGTTTACCGACAGCGAGGGTAACCGCGTCGGCCTCCATCAACCTGCCTGAGAGCGGAATGAGATATGACCCGACGCGCTGACCGTTTGTTTCAGATTGTGCAGATCCTGCGGGGCAGGCGTCTGACAACGGCAGCGCATCTGGCGGACCGGCTTGGCGTGTCCGAGCGCACGGTCTACCGCGATATCCGCGACCTGTCGCTTTCCGGCGTGCCGGTGGAAGGCGAGGCAGGAAGTGGATATCGGCTAATGTCGGGTTTTGATCTGCCGCCGCTGATGCTGACAAATAAAGAATCCGAAGCGCTGATGGTCGCGATTCGCCTGCTCAAAACCTGGGGAGGTGAATCGCTGTCGCGCGAGCTGGAATCGGCCCAGGAGAAGGTGCTGGCTATCCTGCCCGAGGAGAACCGTCGAAAGGCGGAGCAGACGCGGATCTACGCCCCGGATTTTTGCATGCAAAGCCACTCCCGCAGCGATTTTGACATGATCCATCAGGCGATTTCCGCCCAGCGCGTATTGGCGCTGCATTATCGTGATGAAGCCGGGCAGCTCTCAAAACGTGAGGTTCAGCCGCTGGGCTTGTTCTTCTGGGGGGAGCGCTGGCTGCTGGCAGCGTGGTGTGAACGGCGCGATGACTACCGCTGTTTTCGGCTCGACCGGTGTCTCAATATTGTGCAGACGGAGAGGCGGTTCAGCGAGAGTGCGGACAGGTCTTTGGCGGATTTTTTGCGGAAGGTGAGGCAGTAAAAAGCCGGGTGGCGAGGTAAAAGCAAAACGGCAACGTGTGTTGCCGTTTTTAGTATTTGTTCCCTCTCCCTGTGGGAGAGGGGCAGGGTGAGGGCATCAGCCCGCACGGTCCCGCACTGATTAGAAGTTGTAACCTACGACCAGGTAACCACCCCAGCCGGTAGAACGGACGTGTTCGTTCATCCATACCAGTTTAGCGTCGTCGTTCCACTGGCCGCCGTTGTGCCAGTAACGTGCCACAACAGAGTAGTGCCAGTGATCGTAGTTCAGCGCCAGGATGTGACTGGAGGCGATGGAGTCATTGGTACGCTGCTTAATACCGTTCTCTGCGTAACCGCTCTTATCGCCCAGATCTGAACCCCAGTCGAAGTTGGTGAAGCCGATGTAGCTCAGGTTACCGCCCCAGAGTTGGGTAATTGGAACAAAGTATTTCACTTTGAAACGGTAGCCATCCCACTCGTTCTGGTTTTCAGCACCGTAGTTCTGCCACTGATATTTCGCGTATACGTTCAGGGACAGGCTCATTGGCAGGCCCGTGTCGATGTCGGTACCCAGACCCATATACCAGGTGCTCTGACGACCGGACTCGTTGCGGCCCATGTCGTAGATATAGTTGTTCGCGAAGTACCACTCTTTAAACGGACCGAAGCTTAGATTGGTGCCGGTCAGCTTGTCGATGGAGAAGCGCGGTTCGATCTCCATGAACAGTGGGGAACCGTGGTTCCAGATACCTTTAGCCTGAGAGTTACCACCAAAGAAGACCGGTGCATCCATATAGCCATAGAAATCAAACCAGTCTTTCTTGGCGAATGCTTCGTACTCCAGGTAGGTATCGTTGCGGATCTGTGGTCCGAAACGGGTGTGGTAGCTGCCTACCACGTTAACGCTCTGGTGCCACCAGTCGGAGAGGTATTGTGGTTTCTCGTTTTCCGCTGCGTTAACAGTGAAAGAGGAGGAAAGTGCCAGAACTGCACCGGCTGCGAGTAATGTTTTTTTCATAATCATGCCACTGATTGAAATTCCCTTCCGGGAGTGAAAATTGCGCGAATTGCGTTTCTAAATATTTCGTGTTTCTGCGGTGCCTATTATAGGAATCCCTGCTCACAAAAATATGTGTTGTTTCACATATCTCTCACACGCGTAATCGATTGCGTTCACGTTTGCGTACTTTAAACGGCCGGGATTGTAGCGGCAATCATTTCTGTTGCCAATCCATACGAAATGTAAATGTTAGCGGAGTGACATTTCACTCCGCTCAAAAGGAGGGGATTACTGCGCGGCGGGTTGGATATCGTGAATGCGGATAAAGCCTAACTGCTCAGGCGTAAGGCCGCTTAACTGAAGCGGAATATCCACATCGCTGGGCGCTAACACGCTGGCCGGAGCGGTGAACAGCTGATTCTTCACATTCACCTCCTGGTAATTCTCCGTGGTGCCCTGGATCTGTCCCCATTCGACGGTACCGCTAAAGGCTGGCAGCGGATCGTTGGACTCTCCATGAATACGCAATGTTGCGCGCGTACCATCCGCATTCGCCGCCACGTTAACCAGCGACATTTTCAGCGTGCCAATCTGGCTGTTGAGCAGAGCAGGCGTGTTTGCCCCTGGCAGCAGGTACACCCCGCTGCTGGATTTGGCGTTCAGCGCGTTTTGCTGGGTGATCTTCACCGTTTCTTTGTTCAGTTTGTCCATCGCCGTGTTGAGCGTATTCACGCTTTGTTTCATCTGACGAACTTCGGTTTGCTGTGCACAGGCACTGAGGGTGAAGAGGCTCCCCACCAGTAAAATTCTCAGGTAACGTCTTGTCATAGCGTTTATTTCCTTGAAATAACGGATCCCCATAATGGTAGCCAGCAACGCGTCGCCAGACATAGATCCTTTGTCTCAAAAAAGCTCTTCCTTTGTTGTCAGGCCAGATCAGGGTAAAATGAAAATCAGTTAACCAGATAACAGGGATACCGTATGCATTGCCCATTCTGCTCCGCTGTGGATACCAAAGTCATCGACTCTCGTCTTGTGGGCGAAGGGTCTTCAGTGCGCCGTCGTCGGCAGTGTCTGGTGTGCAACGAGCGTTTCACGACCTTTGAGGTTGCAGAGCTGGTAATGCCGCGCGTGGTAAAAAGTAACGACGTGCGCGAGCCGTTTAATGAAGAGAAACTGCGCAGCGGAATGCTGAAGGCCCTCGAAAAACGGCCCGTCAGCGCGGATGACGTCGAAATGGCGCTAAACCACATTAAATCTTACCTGCGTGGCCTTGGCGAGCGTGAAGTGCCGAGCAAAATGATCGGCAACCTGGTGATGGAGCAGTTGAAAAAGCTCGATAAGGTCGCCTATATCCGCTTCGCTTCGGTCTACCGCAGCTTCGAAGACATCAAAGAGTTCGGCGAAGAGATCGCCCGCTTACAGGATTAAGCTCATGCAGGATGAGATGTACATGGCGCGCGCCATGAAGCTGGCGCAGCGCGGTCGTTTTACCACCCATCCCAACCCGAACGTCGGGTGCGTTATCGTGAAAGATGGCGAGATCGTGGGGGAGGGGTTTCACTATCGCGCAGGTGAGCCGCATGCGGAGGTTCATGCGCTGCGCATGGCCGGCGAGAAGGCGCGCGGCGCCACCGCCTATGTGACGCTGGAGCCCTGCAGCCATCACGGGCGTACGCCGCCGTGCTGTGAAGCGCTGATTGCTGCGGGCGTTTCACGCGTGGTCGCATCGATGCAGGACCCGAATCCGCAGGTGGCCGGACGCGGCCTGTATCGCCTGCAGCAGGAAGGGATTGACGTCAGCCATGGACTGATGATGCAGGACGCCGAAGCCCTCAACAAAGGCTTCCTGAAGCGCATGCGCACAGGGTTCCCGTATATTCAGCTCAAGCTGGGCGCCTCGCTGGACGGCCGTACGGCGATGGCAAACGGCGAAAGCCAGTGGATAACTTCGCCACAGGCAAGGCGCGATGTGCAACGTCTGCGCGCGCAAAGCCATGCTATCCTCACCAGCAGTGAAACGGTCCTGGCTGACGATCCGGCCATGACCGTGCGCTGGGATGAACTGAATGCCGATACCCAGGCGCTTTATCCGCAGGAGAACCTGCGTCAGCCGCTGCGTATTGTTATTGATAGCCAGAACCGCGTAACGCCGCAGCACCGCATCGTCCAGCAGCCGGGTGAAACCTGGATTGCGCGCACGAGGGAAGATACGCGCGACTGGCCGGAAGGCGTGCGCAGCATTATGGTGCCGGAGCATAACGGGCATCTGGATCTGGTGGTGCTGATGATGCTGCTCGGCAAGCAGCAGGTGAACAGCATCTGGGTCGAAGCTGGCCCGACGCTCGCTGGCGCGCTGCTTCAGGCGGGGCTGGTGGATGAACTGCTCGTCTACGTTGCACCTAAACTGTTAGGTCACGACGCGCGCGGCCTGTTTGTGCTGCCCGGCCTTGAAAAACTGGCCGACGCACCGCAACTCACATTCAGCGAGATTCGTCCGGTGGGTCCGGATGTCTGCCTCCATTTAACGACAGCGTAATTGCTCCCGAAATAGGGAAGCAGTGCGCAAAGTATTATGATAAAATCCGCCCCCCTGCGGGGCCAAATGAACCCGTAAAGGAAGAGTATGAACATTATTGAAGCTGCTGTAGCTACCCCGGACGCTCGCGTCGCCATCACCATTGCGCGTTTCAACAACTTCATCAACGACAGCCTGCTGGAAGGTGCGATTGACGCCCTGAAACGTATCGGCCAGGTTAAAGATGACAACATTACCGTTGTTTGGGTTCCAGGCGCTTATGAACTGCCACTGGCGGCGGGCGCGCTGGCGAAAACCGGTAAATACGACGCGGTGATTGCGCTGGGTACTGTTATTCGTGGCGGCACTGCGCACTTCGAATACGTTGCGGGCGGTGCAAGCAACGGTCTGGCACACGTTGCGCAGGATGCTGAAATTCCTGTGGCGTTCGGCGTGCTGACCACCGAAAGTATTGAACAAGCCATCGAACGTGCTGGCACCAAAGCCGGTAACAAAGGTGCAGAAGCTGCACTGACCGCGCTTGAAATGATCAATGTATTGAAAGCCATCAAGGCCTGATTTTTTTGTAAGGGGAATTCCGTGAAACCTGCTGCTCGTCGCCGCGCCCGTGAATGTGCCGTCCAGGCACTTTACTCCTGGCAGTTGTCCCAGAA is a genomic window containing:
- the ribE gene encoding 6,7-dimethyl-8-ribityllumazine synthase, with product MNIIEAAVATPDARVAITIARFNNFINDSLLEGAIDALKRIGQVKDDNITVVWVPGAYELPLAAGALAKTGKYDAVIALGTVIRGGTAHFEYVAGGASNGLAHVAQDAEIPVAFGVLTTESIEQAIERAGTKAGNKGAEAALTALEMINVLKAIKA
- the ribD gene encoding bifunctional diaminohydroxyphosphoribosylaminopyrimidine deaminase/5-amino-6-(5-phosphoribosylamino)uracil reductase RibD, producing the protein MQDEMYMARAMKLAQRGRFTTHPNPNVGCVIVKDGEIVGEGFHYRAGEPHAEVHALRMAGEKARGATAYVTLEPCSHHGRTPPCCEALIAAGVSRVVASMQDPNPQVAGRGLYRLQQEGIDVSHGLMMQDAEALNKGFLKRMRTGFPYIQLKLGASLDGRTAMANGESQWITSPQARRDVQRLRAQSHAILTSSETVLADDPAMTVRWDELNADTQALYPQENLRQPLRIVIDSQNRVTPQHRIVQQPGETWIARTREDTRDWPEGVRSIMVPEHNGHLDLVVLMMLLGKQQVNSIWVEAGPTLAGALLQAGLVDELLVYVAPKLLGHDARGLFVLPGLEKLADAPQLTFSEIRPVGPDVCLHLTTA